In Bacillota bacterium, the genomic window CCGGTAACCGCCTCGCACAGCTTCCGCTGGAAGCATTTGTCGCAATCGTCGATGCACCTGAGATTGATCTGCTCAGACATGTCGAAAAGCGCTTCTAGATATTCCCTGTCTGCATCGGTCATAGTTTTCAGCCTCCTTTCCTTTAACAAATCTCCGACGCTTTATCCTTTCGCAAATATTACTGACAATCCAGCTCCGACCATTTCAGACAGCTCTGTTTCTATCCTCAGCCAAGTATCACGCTCGGTGTCGTCTACCGTACCATCACAGGCTACGTTTACCATATCTTGATGTACATTGTTTACATCCGCTACTTCCTTCTGCAGCTTCAACACCGACCTTGGAAGGTCCAGGATGTGAAGTTCCGGTAAAAACCTTCTGCCTACTTCTGTTGACTGCTTCAGATGTAGATATGCAAGATGTTTTACACCGTACACCTCTACCATCCGACACACAACATCATCCGGCGGTATTGTCCGGCCAGCTTCGTACTCTGCCAGACTACGCACGGACGTATATAACCGCTCCGCTGCCTGTTCCTGTGTCAAACCCGTTGCACGCCTAGTATTTTTATAAATGTTCCCGCAGTACCTATTCATTCCGTTTGTACCCCCTTTCATTTAGAATTTAGAATAAAGAAACATCATAATGCACGTGGCTTCCAGTAAACTTCAACCGGGCCTTTATTGCAGCTACATTCTAAGCACTGCTTACGCATCTTAACTACGCGGCAGTCTTCTGTCTCTGTAAGTTTGATGATAAAGAAACTTATTTCATCAGTAAGTTTACAAGGTCCACTGTCATATGCATTTGCGCCTTTGGGCTTCTCCTGTTCGCATTTGATAAGCTCTCCGTACCCCCAAACCTGGCTTAACCCTTCCACTTTCACACCTCCCTTCTGGCCGTCTTCCGAAGGCGGCCACCCTACCCCGCCTCTGTATCCATATTTCGCCTGTAATCTTCTGCAAAGATATAAGCAAGGGCATAGAGGCAGGGATATAGTGTCCTTTCCAGATCCTCTTCAGTCATATCTTCAAAATCTTTGCATTGTTCCGTCCTCATTGAGACCTCCTACCTCCTCTACT contains:
- a CDS encoding helix-turn-helix transcriptional regulator; this translates as MNRYCGNIYKNTRRATGLTQEQAAERLYTSVRSLAEYEAGRTIPPDDVVCRMVEVYGVKHLAYLHLKQSTEVGRRFLPELHILDLPRSVLKLQKEVADVNNVHQDMVNVACDGTVDDTERDTWLRIETELSEMVGAGLSVIFAKG